A genome region from Pseudomonas sp. S06B 330 includes the following:
- a CDS encoding beta-ketoacyl-ACP synthase III, whose protein sequence is MHNVVISGTGLYTPANSISNEELVESFNAYVQQFNADNAEAIERGEVQALAESSAAFIEKASGIKSRFVMDKDGILDPQRMKPRLPERSNDEPSILCQMAVAAAEQALQRAGRTAADVDAVIVACSNLQRPYPAIAIEVQQALGINGFGFDMNVACSSATFGIQTACNSVQLGQARAVLVISPEICTGHLNFRDRDSHFIFGDAATAVLVERADLATSAHQFDIVSTKLLTQFSNNIRNNFGFLNRAAEEGIGAPDKLFVQEGRKVFREVCPMVAELIAQHLAENSIEVSDVKRFWLHQANLSMNHLIVKKLLGRDALVEEAPVILDSYANTSSAGSVIALHKHQDDLAKGSLGVLSSFGAGYSIGSVILRKR, encoded by the coding sequence GTGCATAACGTCGTCATCAGCGGCACCGGCCTGTACACCCCGGCCAACAGCATCTCCAACGAAGAGCTGGTGGAATCCTTCAACGCTTATGTACAGCAGTTCAACGCTGACAATGCCGAAGCCATCGAGCGGGGTGAAGTGCAGGCGCTGGCCGAATCGAGCGCCGCCTTCATCGAGAAAGCCTCGGGGATCAAGAGCCGTTTTGTCATGGACAAGGACGGTATCCTCGATCCGCAGCGCATGAAACCCCGTTTGCCGGAGCGTTCCAACGATGAGCCGTCGATTCTCTGCCAGATGGCCGTGGCGGCTGCCGAACAGGCCTTGCAACGCGCTGGCCGCACCGCAGCCGATGTCGATGCGGTGATCGTTGCCTGTTCCAACCTGCAGCGCCCGTACCCAGCCATTGCCATCGAAGTGCAACAGGCCTTGGGGATCAACGGCTTTGGCTTCGACATGAACGTCGCGTGCTCCTCGGCCACCTTTGGTATCCAGACTGCGTGCAACAGCGTGCAACTGGGCCAGGCCCGCGCCGTCCTGGTGATCAGCCCGGAGATCTGCACCGGTCACCTGAACTTCCGTGACCGTGACAGCCATTTCATCTTTGGCGATGCCGCCACTGCGGTGCTGGTGGAACGTGCTGACCTGGCAACCTCGGCGCATCAGTTCGATATCGTCAGCACCAAACTGCTGACCCAGTTCTCCAACAATATCCGCAACAATTTCGGCTTCCTCAACCGCGCGGCTGAAGAGGGCATCGGTGCGCCGGACAAACTCTTCGTTCAGGAAGGTCGCAAGGTCTTCCGTGAAGTGTGCCCGATGGTCGCCGAACTGATTGCCCAGCATCTGGCCGAAAACAGCATCGAAGTCAGTGACGTCAAACGCTTCTGGCTGCACCAGGCCAACCTGAGCATGAACCACCTGATCGTCAAGAAGCTGCTCGGTCGCGATGCCCTCGTAGAAGAGGCACCGGTGATTCTCGACAGCTATGCCAACACCAGTTCGGCAGGTTCGGTGATCGCCCTGCACAAGCATCAGGACGACCTGGCTAAAGGCTCGCTGGGCGTGCTCAGCTCGTTCGGTGCCGGCTATTCGATCGGTAGTGTGATCCTGCGCAAGCGCTGA
- the hrpA gene encoding ATP-dependent RNA helicase HrpA, whose translation MTDHAIDQLLKNLDHAMIAERHRLRRQLHELRKRPDEAKLAQWVEKVQASCAQVNARKLSVPSIRYDDSLPIAAKRDEIKKVLAEHQVLIIAGETGSGKTTQLPKICLELGRGQHGLIAHTQPRRIAARSVATRVAEEIGTPLGALVGYQVRFEDQSDANTLVKLMTDGILLAETQHDRFLERYDTIIVDEAHERSLNIDFLLGYLKTLLPRRPDLKVIITSATIDLERFSKHFNDAPIIEVSGRTYPVETWYRPLTSEQDEEGNRVEDDLTVDQAILATLDEIAAFERSERKSPGDVLVFLPGEREIRDAADMLRKAQLRHTEILPLYARLSPAEQQKIFQSHPGRRVVLATNVAETSLTVPGIRYVIDSGTARISRYSYRAKVQRLPIEAVSQASANQRKGRCGRVEPGICVRLYSEEDFNARPAFTDPEILRTNLAAVILQMLHLRLGEIDAFPFIEPPDGKAISDGFNLLQELSAVNRENQLTPLGRQLARLPVDPRLGRMLLEGAKQGSLNELLIVASALSVQDPRERPPERQQAADQAHAQWKDADSDFAALVNLWRGFEEQRQALTASPLRNWCRKNFLNYLRLREWRDAHRQLSLICRDLQLSINKEPADYPKLHKAILSGLLSQIGQKSEDGDYLGARQRRFWVHPSSGLGKKRPQWIMTAELVETTKLYARMVAKIEPDWIEPLATHLIKKNHFEPHWEKKRGQVVAYEQITLFGLIVVGRRPVHFGPVDPVMSRELFIREALVGGEIQSKAKCLSANRRLLEQLDELEAKARRRDILADEETLYGFYEARLPAEIHQTATFDSWYRVNSQKDPQLLIMREEDVLAREASEVTAAQYPDTLRLGDLSLALSYHFEPNHPRDGVTVRVPAPLLPSLPGERLEWLVPGLLEAKCIALVRNLPKALRKNFVPVPDFIKAALQRMTFAEGSLPQALGRELLRMTGVRVSDEAWAEAAGQVDSHLKMNLEVVDGQGKFLGEGRDLTELTARFVAASQAALAVPQTEKSQQPVQAKAFTQVAETAQQKIAGLSMTVYPALVEENGTVKEGRFSTQAEAEFQHRRALQRLLLQQLAEPAKFLRGKLPGLTELGLLYRELGRIEALVEDILLASLDSCILEGESTLPRDGAGLASLAERKRGSWTEHAERLARLTLDILKLWHGLQKRFKGKIDLAQAVALNDIKQQLSNLVYTGFVRETPGLWLKELPRYLKAIELRLEKLGSQVQKDRVWSGELGNLWTQYKARADKHAQEGKRDEQLTLYRWWLEEYRVSLFAQQLGTKVPVSDKRLSKQWAQVEA comes from the coding sequence ATGACTGACCACGCTATCGATCAACTGCTGAAAAACCTCGACCATGCCATGATTGCCGAGCGCCATCGCTTGCGTCGGCAGTTGCATGAACTGCGCAAGCGTCCGGACGAAGCCAAGCTGGCCCAGTGGGTCGAGAAGGTCCAGGCGTCCTGCGCCCAGGTCAACGCGCGCAAGCTGAGCGTGCCGAGCATCCGTTACGACGACAGCTTGCCGATTGCCGCCAAGCGTGACGAGATCAAGAAGGTACTGGCCGAGCATCAGGTGCTGATCATCGCCGGTGAAACCGGCTCGGGCAAAACCACCCAATTACCGAAGATCTGCCTGGAACTGGGGCGCGGCCAACATGGCCTGATTGCCCACACCCAGCCACGACGGATTGCCGCGCGTAGCGTGGCCACGCGGGTGGCTGAGGAAATCGGTACGCCGTTGGGGGCGCTGGTCGGTTACCAGGTGCGTTTCGAAGACCAGAGCGACGCCAACACCCTGGTCAAGCTGATGACTGACGGTATCCTGCTGGCCGAAACCCAGCATGATCGTTTTCTTGAGCGCTACGACACCATCATTGTCGACGAAGCCCACGAACGCAGCCTTAACATCGACTTCCTGCTCGGGTACCTGAAGACCCTGCTGCCACGGCGCCCAGACCTCAAGGTCATCATCACTTCGGCGACCATTGACCTGGAGCGTTTCTCCAAGCACTTCAACGATGCGCCAATCATCGAAGTGTCAGGGCGCACCTACCCGGTGGAAACCTGGTACCGGCCGCTGACCAGCGAGCAGGACGAAGAGGGCAACCGGGTTGAAGACGACCTGACGGTGGATCAGGCGATTCTCGCCACCCTCGACGAAATTGCTGCCTTTGAGCGCAGCGAACGCAAAAGCCCAGGTGATGTGCTGGTGTTCCTGCCCGGTGAGCGCGAGATTCGCGACGCTGCCGACATGCTGCGCAAGGCTCAACTGCGTCACACCGAAATTTTGCCGTTGTATGCACGGCTGTCACCGGCTGAGCAGCAGAAGATTTTCCAGTCCCATCCTGGCCGTCGTGTGGTGCTGGCGACCAACGTTGCAGAAACCTCGCTGACGGTGCCGGGGATTCGCTACGTGATCGACAGCGGTACCGCGCGGATCAGCCGTTACAGCTACCGGGCCAAGGTCCAGCGCCTGCCAATTGAGGCGGTCTCCCAGGCCAGTGCCAATCAGCGTAAGGGCCGCTGTGGCCGGGTTGAGCCGGGCATCTGTGTGCGCCTGTACAGCGAAGAGGATTTCAACGCGCGACCGGCATTTACTGATCCGGAGATCCTGCGCACCAACCTGGCGGCAGTGATCCTGCAGATGCTGCACTTGCGCCTCGGTGAGATCGATGCCTTCCCGTTTATCGAGCCGCCGGATGGCAAGGCGATCAGCGATGGCTTCAACCTGTTGCAGGAGCTTTCGGCGGTCAACCGTGAGAACCAGCTGACCCCGCTCGGGCGCCAGCTGGCGCGCTTGCCGGTCGACCCACGCTTGGGCCGCATGCTGCTCGAAGGCGCCAAGCAGGGTAGCCTTAATGAGTTGCTGATCGTCGCTAGTGCCTTGTCGGTGCAAGATCCGCGCGAGCGTCCGCCAGAGCGTCAGCAAGCCGCCGATCAAGCCCATGCCCAGTGGAAAGATGCCGACTCGGACTTCGCCGCGCTGGTCAATCTGTGGCGTGGTTTCGAGGAACAGCGCCAGGCGTTGACCGCCAGTCCGTTGCGCAACTGGTGCCGGAAGAACTTTCTCAACTACCTGCGCCTGCGTGAATGGCGCGATGCCCATCGGCAGTTGAGCCTGATCTGCCGTGATCTGCAGTTGAGCATCAATAAAGAGCCCGCCGACTACCCGAAACTGCACAAGGCGATACTTTCCGGCTTGCTCAGCCAGATCGGCCAGAAGAGTGAAGACGGCGATTACCTGGGGGCTCGCCAGCGGCGCTTCTGGGTGCACCCGTCTTCTGGTCTGGGCAAGAAGCGTCCGCAGTGGATCATGACTGCCGAGCTGGTCGAAACCACCAAGCTCTATGCGCGCATGGTGGCCAAGATCGAGCCGGATTGGATCGAACCACTGGCCACGCACCTGATCAAGAAGAACCATTTCGAACCGCACTGGGAGAAGAAGCGCGGGCAGGTGGTGGCCTATGAACAAATCACCCTCTTCGGCCTGATCGTGGTCGGTCGTCGCCCGGTGCATTTCGGCCCGGTCGATCCGGTGATGTCCCGTGAGTTGTTCATCCGCGAAGCACTGGTCGGTGGAGAGATTCAGTCCAAGGCTAAATGCCTGAGCGCCAACCGGCGCCTGCTCGAACAACTCGACGAGCTTGAAGCCAAGGCCCGGCGTCGGGACATCCTTGCCGATGAAGAGACCTTGTACGGCTTCTACGAAGCGCGCTTGCCGGCAGAGATCCACCAGACAGCGACTTTCGACAGCTGGTATCGGGTCAACAGCCAGAAGGACCCGCAACTGCTGATCATGCGGGAGGAGGATGTGCTGGCCCGTGAAGCCAGCGAGGTCACCGCTGCGCAGTACCCTGACACCCTGCGTCTGGGTGACTTGAGCCTGGCCTTGAGTTATCACTTTGAGCCCAACCATCCGCGGGACGGAGTCACGGTGCGGGTGCCAGCGCCGTTGCTGCCAAGCCTACCCGGCGAACGCCTGGAATGGCTGGTGCCGGGCTTGCTTGAAGCCAAATGCATTGCGCTGGTGCGTAACTTGCCCAAAGCCTTGCGCAAGAACTTCGTACCGGTCCCGGACTTCATCAAAGCCGCCTTGCAGCGCATGACCTTCGCCGAGGGCTCGTTGCCGCAGGCCTTGGGGCGTGAACTACTACGCATGACCGGGGTGCGGGTCAGTGATGAAGCCTGGGCGGAAGCGGCCGGGCAGGTGGACAGTCACCTGAAGATGAACCTGGAAGTGGTCGATGGTCAGGGTAAATTCCTTGGTGAAGGCCGCGACCTGACCGAGCTGACCGCGCGCTTCGTCGCTGCCAGCCAGGCTGCGCTGGCGGTGCCGCAGACCGAGAAAAGCCAGCAGCCGGTGCAGGCCAAGGCCTTTACTCAGGTTGCCGAAACCGCCCAGCAGAAGATTGCTGGCTTGTCGATGACGGTGTACCCAGCACTGGTTGAAGAGAACGGTACGGTCAAGGAAGGGCGTTTCTCAACCCAGGCCGAGGCTGAGTTCCAGCACCGACGCGCCTTGCAGCGCCTGCTCCTGCAGCAATTGGCCGAGCCGGCCAAGTTCCTGCGTGGCAAGCTCCCGGGCTTGACCGAGCTGGGACTGCTGTACCGCGAGCTGGGGCGGATCGAAGCGTTGGTCGAGGACATCCTTCTGGCCAGCCTCGACAGCTGCATTCTTGAAGGTGAAAGCACCTTGCCTCGTGATGGTGCCGGCCTGGCCTCGCTGGCTGAGCGCAAACGCGGCAGCTGGACCGAGCACGCCGAGCGCCTGGCTCGTCTGACCCTGGACATTCTCAAACTCTGGCATGGTCTGCAAAAGCGCTTCAAGGGCAAGATCGACCTGGCTCAGGCTGTAGCGCTCAACGACATCAAGCAACAACTGAGCAACCTGGTTTATACCGGCTTTGTCCGGGAAACTCCGGGGCTTTGGCTCAAGGAGCTGCCGCGCTACCTCAAGGCGATCGAGTTGCGCCTGGAGAAACTGGGTTCGCAAGTGCAGAAGGACCGTGTCTGGAGCGGTGAGCTGGGCAATTTGTGGACGCAGTACAAGGCCCGTGCCGACAAGCACGCCCAGGAAGGCAAGCGTGACGAACAGCTGACGCTCTACCGCTGGTGGCTGGAAGAGTACCGAGTCTCGCTGTTCGCTCAACAGTTGGGTACCAAAGTGCCGGTTTCTGACAAAAGACTCAGCAAGCAGTGGGCTCAGGTAGAAGCCTAA
- a CDS encoding glutamine synthetase family protein — translation MHFAPIEQARTFLANNPDIEMIELFILDANGVPRGKLLHREELLAVYESGRPLPSTILGLTLNGDDVENSGLVWDVGDIDCRAYPLQDSLVRLPWRQIPTAALQVSMHPTEGLPATIADPRHLLVKVIDALKAEGYHPVMACELEFYLLDQKRDHQGHPQPALDSDGGRPRGTQVYGLRELEQIEPFLADLYSACKAQGIPARTAISEYAPGQVEITLEHGDALLAMDQAVRYKRLVKGVAHKHGMQACFMAKPFDHLAGTGMHMHVSLADAQGNNLYASDDKAGTPLLRQSVAGMLKHLLDSLLLFCPNANSYRRFQANSYAPLAPTWGVDNRTVSLRVPGGPANSRHIEHRICGADANPYLAAAAILAGIHHGVCQQLDPGAPVEGNGYAQAKELLPTDWLTSLKALESSEWAREAFGEAFLGVYLAVKRAEYRQFMAEVGEQDWRWYLTQA, via the coding sequence ATGCACTTTGCCCCTATCGAGCAGGCCCGAACGTTCCTGGCGAACAATCCTGATATCGAGATGATTGAGCTGTTTATCCTCGACGCCAACGGCGTGCCACGCGGCAAGCTGTTACACCGCGAAGAACTGCTGGCCGTCTATGAAAGCGGCCGGCCTCTGCCCAGCACCATTCTCGGCCTGACCCTCAATGGCGACGATGTCGAAAACTCAGGTTTGGTCTGGGACGTGGGTGATATCGATTGCCGCGCCTATCCGCTGCAAGACAGCCTGGTGCGCTTGCCCTGGCGGCAGATTCCGACAGCGGCGCTGCAAGTGAGCATGCACCCCACTGAAGGCTTGCCGGCGACCATCGCCGATCCGCGCCACCTGCTGGTCAAGGTCATCGATGCGCTCAAGGCCGAAGGTTATCACCCGGTCATGGCCTGCGAGCTAGAGTTCTACCTGCTGGACCAAAAACGCGACCACCAAGGGCACCCGCAGCCAGCACTAGACAGCGACGGTGGCCGTCCGCGGGGCACCCAGGTCTATGGCTTGCGCGAGCTGGAACAGATCGAACCGTTTCTCGCGGACCTCTATAGCGCCTGCAAAGCTCAGGGCATCCCGGCGCGCACAGCCATTTCCGAATACGCCCCCGGCCAAGTCGAAATCACTCTGGAGCATGGCGACGCCTTGCTGGCGATGGACCAGGCCGTACGCTACAAGCGCCTGGTCAAAGGTGTGGCGCACAAACACGGCATGCAGGCCTGCTTCATGGCCAAACCCTTCGACCACCTCGCCGGCACCGGCATGCACATGCATGTGAGCCTGGCCGATGCTCAGGGCAACAACCTCTACGCCAGTGACGACAAGGCCGGCACACCGCTGCTGCGCCAGTCGGTGGCCGGCATGCTCAAGCACCTGCTCGATTCGTTGCTGCTGTTCTGCCCCAACGCCAACTCCTACCGGCGCTTCCAGGCCAACAGCTATGCCCCCCTGGCACCGACCTGGGGCGTCGACAACCGCACCGTGAGCCTGCGCGTTCCCGGCGGCCCGGCCAACAGCCGGCATATCGAGCACCGTATTTGTGGCGCCGATGCCAACCCCTACCTGGCGGCAGCGGCGATCCTCGCCGGCATCCACCACGGCGTGTGCCAGCAGCTCGACCCAGGTGCTCCGGTCGAAGGCAACGGCTACGCCCAGGCCAAGGAGCTGCTGCCCACCGACTGGCTCACCTCGCTCAAGGCCCTGGAAAGCTCGGAGTGGGCGCGTGAAGCCTTCGGCGAAGCCTTCCTTGGCGTCTACCTGGCAGTCAAACGTGCCGAGTACCGACAGTTCATGGCCGAAGTCGGCGAACAGGACTGGCGCTGGTACCTGACCCAGGCCTGA
- a CDS encoding NAD(P)/FAD-dependent oxidoreductase: MNAAVNTGTAQRSASYYTASLNDTTQYPTLKGTVKVDVAIIGGGFTGVASAVELAERGLKVAIVETNRIGWGASGRNGGQVTGSLSGDEAMRKQMREKLGEDVDDFIWHLRWRGHQIIEQRVKRYGIACDLKRGHLHAAMKASHMSELKAFESEAQRRGMGDQVQLLDQKAMAEHLQSPLYLGALKNLRNLHLHPLNLCLGEARAAHSLGALIFENSEVLEIIHGDQPAIVTAEGRVEAKQILLAGDVYHKLEKPQLKGKIFPAMGGIVTTAPLGELAAQINPQDLAVYDCRFVLDYYRLTADGRLLFGGGANYSGRDSRDIAGELRPCIERTFPALKGVPIEFQWSCAMGIVVNRIPQLGKLSDNVWYCQGYSGHGIATSHIMGEIMAEALTGTLEKFDTFAGCKHIKVPMGDVLGNPILAAGMWYYQMLEKLR, encoded by the coding sequence ATGAACGCAGCCGTGAATACCGGCACTGCTCAACGCAGTGCCTCCTACTACACCGCCAGCCTCAACGACACCACCCAATACCCGACGCTCAAAGGCACGGTCAAGGTTGACGTCGCGATCATCGGCGGTGGTTTTACCGGGGTGGCCAGCGCCGTCGAGCTGGCCGAACGCGGCCTGAAGGTCGCCATCGTCGAGACCAACCGGATTGGTTGGGGCGCCAGCGGGCGTAACGGCGGCCAGGTCACCGGTAGCCTCTCGGGCGACGAAGCCATGCGCAAACAGATGCGTGAAAAACTTGGTGAAGACGTCGATGACTTCATCTGGCATTTGCGCTGGCGCGGGCATCAGATTATCGAACAACGGGTCAAGCGCTACGGCATCGCCTGCGACCTCAAGCGCGGTCACTTGCATGCGGCGATGAAGGCCTCGCATATGAGTGAGCTGAAGGCCTTCGAATCGGAGGCGCAGCGTCGGGGCATGGGCGACCAGGTGCAACTGCTGGACCAAAAGGCCATGGCCGAGCACCTGCAGAGCCCTCTGTACCTTGGTGCCTTGAAGAACCTGCGCAACCTGCACCTGCACCCACTCAACCTGTGCCTGGGCGAAGCGCGCGCGGCGCACAGCCTAGGTGCACTGATCTTCGAAAACTCCGAGGTGCTGGAGATCATCCATGGTGACCAGCCGGCCATCGTAACCGCCGAAGGTCGGGTTGAAGCCAAGCAGATTCTGTTGGCCGGTGACGTCTATCACAAACTGGAAAAGCCTCAGCTCAAAGGCAAGATCTTCCCGGCCATGGGTGGCATCGTCACCACCGCGCCACTGGGCGAGCTGGCCGCGCAGATCAACCCACAGGACCTGGCGGTGTATGACTGCCGCTTTGTCCTCGACTATTACCGCCTGACCGCTGATGGCCGCTTGTTGTTTGGCGGTGGCGCCAACTATTCAGGCCGTGACTCGCGGGATATCGCTGGCGAACTGCGCCCCTGCATCGAGCGCACGTTCCCGGCGCTCAAAGGCGTGCCGATCGAATTCCAGTGGAGTTGCGCCATGGGTATTGTGGTCAACCGGATTCCACAACTGGGCAAGCTTTCCGACAATGTCTGGTACTGCCAGGGCTACTCCGGGCACGGCATCGCCACCAGCCATATCATGGGCGAGATCATGGCCGAGGCCTTGACCGGTACGCTGGAGAAGTTCGATACATTTGCTGGCTGCAAGCACATCAAAGTGCCCATGGGCGATGTGCTGGGCAATCCGATATTGGCGGCGGGGATGTGGTACTACCAGATGCTTGAGAAGTTGCGCTGA
- the fadD1 gene encoding long-chain-fatty-acid--CoA ligase FadD1, giving the protein MIENFWKDKYPAGVAAQINPDEYPNIQAVLKQSCQRFADKPAFSNLGKTITYGQLYELSGAFAAYLQNHTDLQPGDRIAVQLPNLLQYPVAVFGALRAGLIVVNTNPLYTAREMEHQFNDSGAKALVCLANMAHLAEKVVPKTQIKHVIVTEVADMLPPVKRLLINSVIKYVKKMVPAYHLPKALKFNDVLSKGAGQPVKDANPDSNDVAVLQYTGGTTGVAKGAMLTHRNLVANMLQCRALMGSNLNEGCEILITPLPLYHIYAFTFHCMAMMLIGNHNILISNPRDLPAMVKELSKWKFSGFVGLNTLFVALCNSEAFRKLDFSALKITLSGGMALQLSVAERWKAVTGCAICEGYGMTETSPVAAVNPATHNQIGTIGIPVPSTLCKIVDDAGTELPLGEVGELCVKGPQVMKGYWQRQDATTEILDSEGWLKTGDIALIQPDGYMRIVDRKKDMILVSGFNVYPNELEDVLAALPGVLQCAAIGVPDEKSGEVIKLFIVARPGVTLTKEQVMEHMRANVTGYKVPRFIEFRDALPTTNVGKILRRELRDEELKKLGLKKIA; this is encoded by the coding sequence ATGATCGAAAATTTTTGGAAGGATAAGTACCCAGCCGGGGTTGCGGCGCAAATCAACCCTGATGAGTACCCGAATATCCAGGCAGTATTGAAACAGTCCTGCCAACGCTTTGCTGACAAACCAGCCTTTAGCAACCTGGGCAAAACCATTACCTACGGCCAGCTGTATGAGTTGTCGGGGGCCTTTGCCGCCTACCTGCAAAACCATACCGATCTGCAGCCCGGCGATCGCATCGCCGTGCAACTGCCCAACCTGCTGCAGTACCCAGTAGCAGTCTTTGGGGCCTTGCGTGCAGGCCTGATCGTGGTGAACACCAACCCGCTGTATACCGCACGGGAAATGGAGCACCAGTTCAATGATTCCGGCGCCAAAGCGCTGGTGTGCCTGGCCAACATGGCGCACCTGGCGGAAAAGGTAGTGCCCAAGACCCAGATCAAGCACGTTATTGTCACCGAAGTGGCCGATATGCTGCCACCGGTAAAGCGCCTGTTGATCAACAGCGTGATCAAGTACGTGAAGAAAATGGTCCCGGCCTATCACTTGCCCAAGGCCCTGAAGTTCAACGACGTGTTGAGCAAAGGTGCTGGCCAGCCGGTGAAGGACGCCAACCCCGACAGCAATGATGTTGCCGTGTTGCAGTACACCGGCGGCACCACCGGGGTGGCCAAGGGCGCCATGCTCACCCACCGTAACCTGGTGGCCAATATGCTGCAGTGTCGGGCGCTGATGGGCTCCAACCTCAATGAAGGTTGCGAGATCCTGATCACCCCGTTGCCGCTGTATCACATCTATGCCTTCACCTTTCATTGCATGGCAATGATGCTGATCGGCAACCACAACATCCTGATCAGCAACCCGCGCGACTTGCCGGCGATGGTCAAGGAGTTGTCGAAGTGGAAGTTCAGCGGCTTTGTCGGCTTGAACACGTTGTTCGTTGCCCTGTGCAACAGCGAAGCGTTCCGCAAGCTGGATTTCTCGGCGCTGAAAATCACCCTGTCGGGTGGCATGGCCTTGCAGTTGAGTGTCGCCGAACGCTGGAAAGCGGTGACCGGATGCGCGATCTGCGAAGGTTACGGCATGACCGAAACCAGCCCGGTGGCGGCCGTCAACCCGGCCACGCATAATCAGATCGGGACCATTGGCATTCCGGTGCCTTCGACCCTGTGCAAGATCGTTGATGATGCCGGTACCGAACTACCGCTGGGTGAGGTCGGTGAACTGTGCGTTAAAGGCCCGCAGGTAATGAAGGGTTACTGGCAACGCCAGGATGCCACCACCGAAATCCTCGACAGCGAAGGCTGGTTGAAGACCGGTGACATCGCCCTGATCCAGCCTGACGGCTACATGCGCATTGTCGACCGTAAGAAAGACATGATTCTGGTGTCCGGATTCAACGTCTATCCCAATGAGCTTGAAGACGTACTGGCAGCGCTGCCGGGTGTGCTGCAATGTGCAGCCATCGGTGTGCCTGACGAGAAGTCCGGTGAAGTGATCAAGCTCTTTATTGTCGCCCGACCTGGTGTAACGCTGACCAAAGAGCAGGTGATGGAGCACATGCGTGCCAATGTCACCGGTTACAAGGTGCCGCGTTTCATCGAGTTCCGTGATGCACTGCCGACCACCAACGTTGGCAAGATCCTGCGTCGCGAATTGCGTGATGAAGAGTTGAAAAAACTCGGTCTGAAAAAGATCGCCTGA